A genomic region of Bernardetia sp. ABR2-2B contains the following coding sequences:
- a CDS encoding formate/nitrite transporter family protein codes for MKETNKKIQEVLEQKENQQKQESEIHSDQAKSADEILEEEIQIGLHEHKRPPIRLFFSAFSAGLEVGFSVFLLGIFHHLFAGSVSESTLTIILALGYTIGFIFIVIGRSELFTEHTTLATLPVLNKLASVKSLGKVWGVVYAGNILGGYLFALMLMYMVQGMNLMDMKDMEEIALKLTKPSSIHIFVSAIIAGWLMGLLSWLVTASKETISRIFIVTLITAVIGIAHLHHSIVGSIEVFAGFLLSDKISFMDYLRVQGISTLGNAIGGVVFVAVLKYAHVRPNEKNEDRFSYFN; via the coding sequence CAAACAAAAAAATACAAGAAGTATTAGAGCAGAAAGAAAATCAACAAAAACAAGAATCTGAAATCCATTCTGACCAAGCTAAATCGGCAGATGAAATTTTAGAGGAAGAAATACAGATTGGTCTGCACGAACATAAACGCCCTCCGATAAGATTATTTTTTTCAGCATTTTCAGCTGGTTTGGAAGTGGGTTTCAGTGTTTTCTTATTAGGAATTTTCCATCATTTATTTGCTGGTTCTGTTTCAGAATCTACATTGACCATTATTTTAGCTCTTGGCTATACAATAGGTTTTATTTTCATTGTGATTGGTCGTTCAGAGCTTTTTACCGAACATACGACGTTAGCTACATTACCTGTTTTAAACAAATTGGCTTCTGTCAAAAGTTTGGGTAAAGTATGGGGAGTTGTGTATGCTGGGAATATTTTAGGAGGTTATTTATTTGCCTTGATGCTTATGTATATGGTGCAAGGAATGAATCTGATGGACATGAAAGATATGGAAGAAATAGCTCTCAAACTGACCAAACCTTCTTCTATACATATTTTTGTGAGTGCTATTATTGCTGGTTGGCTCATGGGACTTTTATCTTGGCTCGTTACGGCATCAAAAGAAACAATTAGTCGTATTTTTATTGTAACTCTAATCACTGCTGTTATCGGTATTGCCCACCTACATCATTCTATAGTGGGTTCTATTGAAGTTTTTGCAGGTTTTTTATTGAGTGATAAAATATCTTTTATGGACTATTTGAGAGTGCAGGGAATTTCTACTCTAGGAAATGCTATTGGGGGAGTTGTTTTTGTTGCCGTTTTGAAGTATGCTCATGTTAGACCCAACGAAAAAAATGAAGATAGATTTTCTTATTTTAATTAG
- a CDS encoding bacteriorhodopsin-like, with amino-acid sequence MDFLMLLADIIKIQKDDPVAFTFFTGYMAMFAASIFFFFERSRVSDKWKTSLLVSGLITGIAAVHYYYMRDYYAITGENPTALRYIDWTLTVPLMCVEFYLLTKAAGAKLSLLWKLIAASAFMLVTGYIGEAFTDGTMFHSVLWGTISTLGYVYILYTAWAGEVKQLADKSGDPAVIKGVRYLAWFVLVGWAIYPIGYMCMPGGPFNVWFGWESSNVDLLYNIADAINKIGFGLVVYSMAVQNTDGLKGAKA; translated from the coding sequence ATGGATTTTTTAATGCTCTTAGCTGATATCATCAAAATACAAAAAGATGATCCTGTCGCCTTTACTTTTTTTACAGGTTATATGGCAATGTTTGCAGCTTCTATATTTTTCTTTTTTGAGAGAAGTAGAGTGTCTGACAAATGGAAAACTTCGTTACTTGTTTCTGGATTAATTACAGGAATTGCAGCCGTTCACTATTATTATATGAGAGATTACTATGCTATTACAGGAGAAAACCCAACAGCTCTCCGTTATATAGACTGGACACTTACTGTTCCTCTTATGTGTGTAGAGTTTTATTTATTAACTAAGGCTGCTGGTGCAAAACTTTCTTTGCTTTGGAAACTAATTGCTGCTTCTGCTTTTATGCTCGTTACTGGTTATATAGGTGAAGCTTTCACAGACGGAACAATGTTTCATTCTGTGCTTTGGGGTACAATTTCTACATTGGGATATGTATATATTCTTTATACAGCTTGGGCTGGAGAAGTTAAACAATTGGCTGATAAATCAGGCGACCCAGCAGTTATTAAAGGTGTTCGTTATCTAGCTTGGTTTGTATTGGTAGGTTGGGCTATTTATCCAATCGGTTATATGTGTATGCCTGGTGGTCCTTTTAATGTGTGGTTTGGTTGGGAATCTTCTAATGTAGATTTACTTTATAATATTGCCGATGCCATCAACAAAATTGGATTTGGTTTGGTAGTATATAGTATGGCTGTTCAGAATACTGATGGCTTAAAAGGTGCAAAAGCATAA
- a CDS encoding ABC transporter ATP-binding protein — MLKTQNLTIGYPSKIILENLNLHLEKGKLTALLGINGAGKSTLLRTIAGVQKPILGTVSLSFENYNNSEKTVEKSIQKLSKKEIAKKISLVLTEQAATTRLTVKELIALGRYPHTSWSGNLDKEDQKKIDWALEAVSMNDYADIPIGELSDGLRQKTMIGRALAQEGDILLLDEPTAHLDLVNRSEIMLLLSQIATEFNKAILVSTHELDLILQIAHTLWLISSSNSDTNKLNRKGKLQNRKLLVGLAEELVLNGELSNAFIRPPLYFDREKGNFKIQNKEHKITYFIEGDAIGTYWTKLALEKRGVYAEVFNENFNNNNIENNLIIKVKKQNENTWQWMLEEKVVESLETLLEFIT, encoded by the coding sequence ATGCTCAAAACTCAAAACCTAACCATTGGCTATCCTTCCAAAATAATTTTAGAAAATCTTAATCTTCACTTAGAAAAAGGAAAACTAACGGCTTTATTGGGAATAAATGGTGCAGGAAAATCAACACTTTTACGAACGATTGCAGGAGTTCAGAAGCCAATTTTGGGAACTGTTTCTCTGAGCTTTGAAAATTATAATAATTCAGAAAAAACAGTTGAGAAGTCAATTCAAAAACTATCTAAAAAAGAAATTGCTAAAAAAATAAGTCTCGTTCTGACAGAACAAGCAGCTACTACTCGGCTAACTGTAAAAGAATTGATTGCTTTAGGGCGTTATCCTCATACTTCGTGGAGTGGAAATCTTGATAAAGAAGACCAAAAAAAGATTGATTGGGCTTTAGAAGCTGTTTCGATGAATGATTATGCAGATATTCCGATAGGAGAGTTGAGTGATGGACTTAGGCAAAAAACTATGATTGGACGAGCATTGGCACAAGAAGGCGATATTTTGCTTTTAGATGAGCCAACAGCACATTTAGATTTGGTAAACCGAAGTGAAATAATGCTTCTTTTATCACAGATTGCAACAGAATTTAATAAAGCAATTTTAGTCTCAACACACGAATTAGACCTTATTTTACAGATTGCCCATACTTTGTGGCTTATTTCTTCATCTAATTCTGATACGAATAAATTAAATCGAAAAGGAAAATTACAAAACCGAAAACTACTTGTAGGTTTGGCAGAAGAATTAGTTTTGAATGGAGAACTATCAAATGCTTTTATTCGTCCTCCTCTTTATTTTGATAGAGAAAAGGGAAATTTTAAGATTCAGAATAAAGAACACAAAATTACTTATTTCATTGAAGGCGATGCCATAGGAACATATTGGACAAAACTAGCACTAGAAAAACGAGGTGTTTACGCAGAAGTTTTTAATGAAAATTTTAATAATAATAATATTGAAAATAATTTGATTATCAAAGTGAAAAAGCAGAATGAAAATACTTGGCAATGGATGTTGGAGGAGAAAGTTGTTGAGAGTTTGGAGACATTACTAGAATTCATAACGTAA
- the tnpA gene encoding IS200/IS605 family transposase: MPNAYTQLYVQLVFAVKGRNSLIKESFRDELQMYITGIVKQVGHKPLAIYCMPDHLHLLIGLNPNLTISDLVSEIKTSSNKFIKEKKFVKTKFEWQRGYGAFTYSKSALDNVVNYILNQPKHHRKRTFREEYILLLKKFEIDYEEKYLFEWVEDK; the protein is encoded by the coding sequence ATGCCAAATGCTTATACACAACTTTATGTTCAGCTTGTTTTTGCTGTAAAGGGAAGAAATAGTTTGATAAAAGAATCATTTAGAGATGAATTGCAAATGTACATTACAGGGATTGTGAAACAAGTAGGACATAAGCCTTTGGCAATTTATTGTATGCCTGACCATTTACATTTGCTTATTGGATTAAATCCTAATTTGACTATTTCAGATTTAGTAAGTGAAATAAAAACATCGTCTAATAAATTTATAAAAGAGAAGAAGTTTGTAAAAACAAAATTTGAATGGCAAAGAGGTTATGGAGCATTTACTTATTCGAAATCTGCTTTGGATAATGTTGTAAATTATATTCTAAATCAGCCTAAACATCATAGAAAAAGAACTTTTAGAGAAGAATATATTTTATTATTAAAGAAGTTTGAGATTGATTATGAGGAGAAATATTTATTTGAATGGGTTGAAGACAAATGA
- a CDS encoding TerC family protein yields the protein MNFEYLLTAQGLTSLFILALLEIVLGIDNIIFISIIAGKVPPEKQNSTRLIGLAMALVVRICLLFAITWLIGLTATVFDATAFINMLGITKDLGEGGKLSWKDIILLLGGLFLVYKSTTEIHDKMELTEEEETPKVGSNAVAAAIFQIILVDIVFSFDSILTAVGIVKEVSVMIVAVIISMIVMMIFAGKISDFINNNPTFKMLALSFLILIGFLLVLESLDVHVEKSYVYVAMAFACIVEVINMRVRKGTQKHRNIIPTGESVPVPYMQDVKEDEKNDKL from the coding sequence ATGAATTTTGAGTATTTACTGACTGCACAAGGACTTACAAGCCTTTTTATTCTTGCTCTTTTAGAAATCGTTTTAGGAATAGACAATATTATTTTCATCAGTATTATTGCAGGAAAAGTTCCACCAGAAAAACAAAACTCTACTCGTTTGATAGGTTTGGCGATGGCTTTAGTAGTTCGTATTTGTCTTTTATTTGCTATTACGTGGCTTATTGGACTCACAGCAACAGTTTTTGATGCAACAGCATTTATAAATATGTTAGGAATAACGAAAGACTTAGGGGAAGGAGGAAAACTCTCTTGGAAAGATATTATTTTGCTTTTAGGTGGTTTGTTTTTGGTGTATAAAAGTACAACAGAAATTCATGACAAAATGGAGCTTACCGAAGAAGAAGAAACTCCAAAGGTAGGTAGTAATGCTGTTGCAGCAGCTATTTTTCAAATTATTTTAGTAGATATTGTATTTTCATTTGATTCTATTCTTACGGCTGTCGGAATTGTAAAAGAAGTTTCGGTTATGATTGTCGCTGTTATTATTTCTATGATTGTAATGATGATTTTTGCTGGAAAGATTAGCGATTTTATAAATAATAATCCTACTTTCAAGATGCTTGCGCTTTCTTTCTTGATTCTGATTGGTTTTCTTTTAGTTTTGGAATCCTTAGATGTTCATGTCGAAAAATCGTATGTTTATGTAGCGATGGCATTTGCTTGTATTGTAGAAGTTATAAATATGCGTGTTCGTAAAGGAACTCAAAAACATAGAAATATTATTCCCACAGGAGAGTCTGTGCCAGTTCCGTATATGCAAGATGTGAAGGAAGATGAAAAGAATGATAAATTGTAA